A single Lynx canadensis isolate LIC74 chromosome D2, mLynCan4.pri.v2, whole genome shotgun sequence DNA region contains:
- the SLC25A28 gene encoding mitoferrin-2 isoform X3 yields MEQTRMQSLQPDPAARYRNVLEALWRIIRTEGLWRPMRGLNVTATGAGPAHALYFACYEKLKKTLSDVIHPGGNSHIANGAAGCVATLLHDAAMNPAEVVKQRMQMYNSPYHRVTDCVRAVWQNEGAGAFYRSYTTQLTMNVPFQAIHFMTYEFLQEHFNPQRRYNPSSHVLSGACAGAVAAAATTPLDVCKTLLNTQESLALNSNITGHITGMASAFRTVYQVGGVTAYFRGVQARVIYQIPSTAIAWSVYEFFKYLITKRQEEWRAGK; encoded by the exons ACCCGGATGCAGAGCCTACAGCCTGACCCAGCCGCCCGCTATCGAAATGTGTTGGAGGCACTCTGGAGGATTATAAGAACAGAGGGGCTGTGGAGACCCATGCGGGGGCTAAACGTCACAGCAACAGGCGCAGGGCCTGCCCATGCCCTCTATTTTGCCTGCTACGAAAAGTTAAAAAAGACATTGAGTGATGTAATCCACCCTGGGGGCAATAGCCATATTGCCAATG GTGCGGCTGGTTGTGTAGCAACATTACTGCATGATGCAGCCATGAATCCAGCAGAAG TGGTCAAGCAGAGGATGCAGATGTACAACTCCCCATACCACCGGGTGACAGACTGTGTACGGGCAGTGTGGCAAAATGAAGGGGCCGGCGCCTTTTATCGTAGCTACACCACCCAGCTAACCATGAATGTTCCCTTCCAAGCCATTCACTTCATGACCTATGAATTCCTGCAGGAGCACTTTAACCCCCAGAGACGGTACAACCCCAGCTCCCACGTTCTCTCTGGAGCCTGTGCAGGAGCCGTAGCTGCCGCTGCCACAACCCCACTGGACGTTTGCAAAACACTGCTCAACACCCAGGAATCCTTGGCTTTGAACTCAAACATCACAGGACATATCACAGGCATGGCTAGTGCCTTCAGGACGGTGTATCAAGTAGGTGGTGTGACCGCCTACTTCCGAGGGGTACAGGCCAGAGTAATTTATCAGATCCCCTCCACAGCCATCGCATGGTCTGTGTATGAGTTCTTCAAATACCTAATCACCAAACGGCAAGAAGAGTGGAGGGCAGGCAAGTGA
- the SLC25A28 gene encoding mitoferrin-2 isoform X4: MQSLQPDPAARYRNVLEALWRIIRTEGLWRPMRGLNVTATGAGPAHALYFACYEKLKKTLSDVIHPGGNSHIANGAAGCVATLLHDAAMNPAEVVKQRMQMYNSPYHRVTDCVRAVWQNEGAGAFYRSYTTQLTMNVPFQAIHFMTYEFLQEHFNPQRRYNPSSHVLSGACAGAVAAAATTPLDVCKTLLNTQESLALNSNITGHITGMASAFRTVYQVGGVTAYFRGVQARVIYQIPSTAIAWSVYEFFKYLITKRQEEWRAGK, from the exons ATGCAGAGCCTACAGCCTGACCCAGCCGCCCGCTATCGAAATGTGTTGGAGGCACTCTGGAGGATTATAAGAACAGAGGGGCTGTGGAGACCCATGCGGGGGCTAAACGTCACAGCAACAGGCGCAGGGCCTGCCCATGCCCTCTATTTTGCCTGCTACGAAAAGTTAAAAAAGACATTGAGTGATGTAATCCACCCTGGGGGCAATAGCCATATTGCCAATG GTGCGGCTGGTTGTGTAGCAACATTACTGCATGATGCAGCCATGAATCCAGCAGAAG TGGTCAAGCAGAGGATGCAGATGTACAACTCCCCATACCACCGGGTGACAGACTGTGTACGGGCAGTGTGGCAAAATGAAGGGGCCGGCGCCTTTTATCGTAGCTACACCACCCAGCTAACCATGAATGTTCCCTTCCAAGCCATTCACTTCATGACCTATGAATTCCTGCAGGAGCACTTTAACCCCCAGAGACGGTACAACCCCAGCTCCCACGTTCTCTCTGGAGCCTGTGCAGGAGCCGTAGCTGCCGCTGCCACAACCCCACTGGACGTTTGCAAAACACTGCTCAACACCCAGGAATCCTTGGCTTTGAACTCAAACATCACAGGACATATCACAGGCATGGCTAGTGCCTTCAGGACGGTGTATCAAGTAGGTGGTGTGACCGCCTACTTCCGAGGGGTACAGGCCAGAGTAATTTATCAGATCCCCTCCACAGCCATCGCATGGTCTGTGTATGAGTTCTTCAAATACCTAATCACCAAACGGCAAGAAGAGTGGAGGGCAGGCAAGTGA
- the SLC25A28 gene encoding mitoferrin-2 isoform X2: protein MSRCAPALPDLTVIHTKTRMQSLQPDPAARYRNVLEALWRIIRTEGLWRPMRGLNVTATGAGPAHALYFACYEKLKKTLSDVIHPGGNSHIANGAAGCVATLLHDAAMNPAEVVKQRMQMYNSPYHRVTDCVRAVWQNEGAGAFYRSYTTQLTMNVPFQAIHFMTYEFLQEHFNPQRRYNPSSHVLSGACAGAVAAAATTPLDVCKTLLNTQESLALNSNITGHITGMASAFRTVYQVGGVTAYFRGVQARVIYQIPSTAIAWSVYEFFKYLITKRQEEWRAGK, encoded by the exons ACCCGGATGCAGAGCCTACAGCCTGACCCAGCCGCCCGCTATCGAAATGTGTTGGAGGCACTCTGGAGGATTATAAGAACAGAGGGGCTGTGGAGACCCATGCGGGGGCTAAACGTCACAGCAACAGGCGCAGGGCCTGCCCATGCCCTCTATTTTGCCTGCTACGAAAAGTTAAAAAAGACATTGAGTGATGTAATCCACCCTGGGGGCAATAGCCATATTGCCAATG GTGCGGCTGGTTGTGTAGCAACATTACTGCATGATGCAGCCATGAATCCAGCAGAAG TGGTCAAGCAGAGGATGCAGATGTACAACTCCCCATACCACCGGGTGACAGACTGTGTACGGGCAGTGTGGCAAAATGAAGGGGCCGGCGCCTTTTATCGTAGCTACACCACCCAGCTAACCATGAATGTTCCCTTCCAAGCCATTCACTTCATGACCTATGAATTCCTGCAGGAGCACTTTAACCCCCAGAGACGGTACAACCCCAGCTCCCACGTTCTCTCTGGAGCCTGTGCAGGAGCCGTAGCTGCCGCTGCCACAACCCCACTGGACGTTTGCAAAACACTGCTCAACACCCAGGAATCCTTGGCTTTGAACTCAAACATCACAGGACATATCACAGGCATGGCTAGTGCCTTCAGGACGGTGTATCAAGTAGGTGGTGTGACCGCCTACTTCCGAGGGGTACAGGCCAGAGTAATTTATCAGATCCCCTCCACAGCCATCGCATGGTCTGTGTATGAGTTCTTCAAATACCTAATCACCAAACGGCAAGAAGAGTGGAGGGCAGGCAAGTGA